From the genome of Chania multitudinisentens RB-25, one region includes:
- a CDS encoding glucose 1-dehydrogenase: MNQFDGKVAVITGGNSGIGLATARLLRQQGAQVAIAGRNQATLDQAASELGVMAVQTDVSQPQALKDFFAAVAARFGQFDLLFANAGVFQSKTLTEVDEDFFDWQFNINVKGAYFSVQHSLPHLREGASVVLTSSIMQEAGWPGCSVYAATKAAVRSLARSFAAELAPRNIRVNVVAPGVTQTPILDWPEMPEQERNAVQDTIRARIPMGRFATPEEIAQAVLYLAGSATYMTGGEILLDGGMITL; this comes from the coding sequence ATGAATCAATTTGATGGTAAGGTGGCAGTCATCACCGGCGGGAACAGTGGCATTGGCTTGGCAACCGCACGACTCTTGCGGCAACAGGGGGCTCAGGTAGCCATCGCCGGGCGCAATCAGGCTACTTTGGACCAAGCCGCCAGTGAATTGGGGGTTATGGCAGTACAAACTGATGTCAGCCAACCACAGGCACTGAAAGATTTCTTTGCGGCAGTGGCTGCGCGTTTCGGTCAGTTCGACTTACTCTTTGCCAATGCAGGCGTCTTTCAAAGCAAAACTTTGACTGAAGTTGACGAGGACTTCTTTGACTGGCAATTCAATATCAACGTCAAGGGTGCCTATTTTTCCGTACAACACAGCCTGCCCCATTTACGCGAAGGCGCGTCGGTGGTGCTGACCAGTTCAATCATGCAGGAAGCCGGTTGGCCGGGATGCAGCGTCTATGCAGCCACTAAAGCAGCGGTTCGCTCGCTGGCCCGCAGCTTTGCCGCAGAACTGGCTCCACGTAATATCCGAGTCAACGTGGTTGCTCCTGGCGTGACACAAACGCCCATCCTTGATTGGCCAGAGATGCCGGAACAGGAACGCAACGCCGTGCAGGATACCATACGAGCCCGTATCCCTATGGGCCGTTTTGCCACCCCAGAAGAGATTGCCCAAGCGGTTCTCTATCTCGCGGGTTCTGCCACCTACATGACCGGCGGAGAGATCTTGTTAGACGGCGGTATGATCACCTTGTAG
- a CDS encoding tetratricopeptide repeat protein produces MMSKDLENRLCAAEKQHENEPYNSAILHEICKYLVALKREEEMLPWAERALVLNPHDFAFMARRADALYLLGRYAEAADIWAQCLSQQNGSVLYRLRLGVSLMMAGELTRAISLLNEAWRMAVSSEVERAASVGFAMGEAMLKTGDPQGFKYWLMRNDVPRFSSSYRPLGIPIWERGSELRGKRVLITHELGFGDNFLLAACVTDWLAAGAKIMLTCHPQSQALMQASLPNCEVISAPNPTQLHSPLPGSLLVEVNRFAPHIHATLLHLPLLKAGQPEASEQGFQPYLQAPSQKHQIATEWGQQLRARQPGKKLVGLFWDCAQRHWPAMGAVVRCWAQRRSLPLDSVNEIVQYPAVADGVHFVNLHHPAASALAGTPGSNVSVYLPGIRDFSDTAACIAQLDAVIAVDSGVANLAVMMGVLTCVPVHTSGDWRWGVEGTTSPWVKNVTVFRQTHEGDWNQVIQQIREWLLQML; encoded by the coding sequence ATGATGAGTAAGGATTTAGAAAACCGACTGTGTGCTGCTGAGAAACAGCATGAAAATGAGCCATATAATTCTGCTATTCTTCACGAAATTTGTAAATATCTGGTGGCGCTCAAACGGGAGGAGGAAATGCTCCCATGGGCCGAACGTGCGTTGGTGCTGAATCCACACGACTTTGCTTTCATGGCCCGGCGAGCCGATGCTCTCTACTTGCTGGGCCGGTATGCAGAAGCTGCTGATATTTGGGCGCAGTGTCTATCACAACAAAATGGGTCCGTACTTTACCGGCTGCGGTTGGGGGTAAGCTTAATGATGGCTGGTGAGCTTACGCGCGCGATTTCGTTGCTCAATGAAGCGTGGCGGATGGCGGTATCCAGTGAGGTGGAACGCGCTGCATCTGTTGGGTTCGCGATGGGAGAGGCAATGCTTAAAACTGGAGATCCTCAAGGCTTTAAGTATTGGTTAATGCGTAATGATGTTCCCCGGTTTTCCTCCAGCTATCGCCCGCTTGGCATCCCTATATGGGAAAGGGGATCAGAATTGCGTGGTAAACGAGTTTTGATCACTCATGAGTTAGGATTCGGAGATAATTTTCTATTAGCTGCCTGTGTAACTGATTGGTTAGCTGCGGGGGCAAAAATTATGCTTACCTGTCACCCGCAGAGTCAGGCTCTCATGCAGGCGTCACTACCAAATTGCGAAGTCATCAGCGCGCCTAATCCCACGCAGTTGCACTCTCCTTTGCCCGGTTCGCTCCTGGTGGAGGTCAACAGGTTTGCACCGCATATTCATGCAACGTTACTGCACCTGCCGTTATTGAAAGCCGGGCAGCCAGAAGCTTCTGAACAAGGGTTCCAGCCTTATCTCCAGGCTCCGTCTCAAAAGCATCAGATTGCAACGGAATGGGGGCAACAACTACGTGCACGGCAACCAGGGAAAAAACTGGTTGGCTTATTTTGGGATTGTGCGCAGCGACACTGGCCTGCAATGGGGGCGGTTGTGCGGTGCTGGGCTCAGCGCCGTAGCCTACCGCTCGATTCAGTCAATGAGATCGTACAGTATCCGGCCGTGGCCGATGGTGTGCATTTCGTGAATTTGCATCATCCTGCTGCCAGTGCACTAGCGGGTACGCCGGGTAGTAATGTTAGCGTCTATCTACCTGGTATTCGGGATTTTAGTGATACGGCGGCCTGTATTGCTCAATTGGACGCCGTGATTGCCGTTGACTCCGGCGTTGCTAACCTGGCGGTAATGATGGGGGTGCTGACCTGTGTACCGGTTCACACTTCAGGCGATTGGCGTTGGGGCGTTGAGGGCACCACAAGTCCGTGGGTTAAAAATGTGACTGTTTTTCGGCAGACGCATGAAGGCGATTGGAACCAGGTTATACAGCAAATAAGAGAGTGGCTGTTACAGATGCTGTAA
- a CDS encoding bile acid:sodium symporter family protein, whose product MSWLQRLRIDTFLLVLMLVVLVASIFPCEGIWKTFFGHLTTAAIALLFFMHGAKLSRQAIIAGMGHWKLHLLVFLSTFALFPLLGLTMNLLVPSVMTPTVYLGFLYLCALPATVQSAIAFTSAAGGNVAAAICSASASSILGVFLSPLLVGALMHTQGGETDVLHAIGAIILQLMVPFIVGHLARPLIGKWVERHRKLINITDRSSILLVVYTAFSAAVAEGIWHTIDGWSLLTILVMSLVLLAVVLVVNTYVARGLGFNTADEITIVFCGSKKSLASGIPMANVLFPVAAVGAMVLPLMIFHQVQLMVCAVLAQRYARKIAKEQAVAAVVK is encoded by the coding sequence ATGTCTTGGTTGCAACGTTTGCGTATTGATACGTTTTTACTGGTATTGATGTTGGTAGTGCTTGTCGCTTCGATTTTCCCCTGTGAAGGGATATGGAAAACCTTTTTTGGGCATCTGACCACTGCGGCAATTGCGCTGCTGTTTTTTATGCATGGAGCCAAACTTTCACGCCAGGCGATTATTGCCGGCATGGGCCATTGGAAACTACATCTGCTGGTATTCCTCAGTACCTTTGCGTTGTTCCCGCTGCTGGGGCTGACGATGAATCTGCTGGTGCCTAGCGTGATGACGCCAACGGTTTATCTGGGCTTTCTCTATTTATGTGCGTTACCGGCGACGGTGCAATCAGCCATTGCTTTCACGTCTGCTGCGGGCGGCAATGTGGCTGCGGCAATTTGCAGCGCTTCGGCTTCCAGCATTCTTGGCGTATTTTTATCACCGTTGCTGGTAGGGGCGCTGATGCACACCCAGGGCGGTGAAACCGATGTGTTGCACGCTATCGGGGCGATCATTCTGCAATTGATGGTGCCGTTTATTGTTGGGCACCTGGCCCGGCCATTGATTGGCAAATGGGTGGAGCGCCATCGCAAACTGATTAATATTACTGACCGGTCATCTATATTGCTGGTGGTGTATACCGCCTTCAGCGCGGCGGTGGCCGAAGGCATCTGGCACACCATTGATGGTTGGTCGCTGCTGACAATCCTGGTGATGTCGCTGGTATTGCTGGCGGTGGTATTGGTTGTCAACACCTATGTTGCGCGCGGGTTGGGTTTCAATACTGCCGATGAGATCACTATCGTATTTTGCGGTTCGAAAAAGAGCCTGGCGAGCGGTATTCCTATGGCTAACGTGCTGTTTCCGGTTGCCGCTGTTGGCGCCATGGTGTTACCGCTGATGATTTTCCACCAGGTGCAATTGATGGTGTGTGCGGTGTTGGCACAACGCTATGCACGCAAAATAGCAAAAGAACAGGCTGTTGCCGCGGTGGTTAAATGA
- a CDS encoding oxidoreductase — MAEKIRVGLVGYGYASKTFHAPLIAGTPGLELAAVSSSDANKVQADWPLMTVVGDPQALFNDPSLDLIVIPTPNDTHFPLAQQAMAAGKHVVVDKPFTVTLSQAQQLQQQAEQSGKLLSVFHNRRWDSDFLTLKALLKEGSLGEVVYFESHFDRFRPEIRQRWREQGGIGSGIWYDLGPHLLDQALQLFGKPETLFVDLGELRPGSQSVDYFHALLNYGKRRVVLHGTVLAPAESARYIVHGTQGSFIKFGLDPQEDRLKAGARLPQEDWGYDMRDGVVTLSRNGVLDAQPLLTIPGNYPAYYAAIRDAIHGNGLNPVPASEAITVMEMIELGIESAKQQKALPVV, encoded by the coding sequence ATGGCTGAAAAAATCCGCGTTGGGCTGGTCGGTTACGGCTATGCCAGTAAAACATTTCACGCACCGCTGATCGCCGGGACGCCTGGCCTGGAATTAGCCGCTGTATCCAGCAGTGATGCTAATAAAGTGCAGGCCGATTGGCCGTTGATGACGGTGGTGGGCGATCCGCAGGCGCTGTTCAACGATCCCTCTCTTGATCTGATTGTCATTCCAACCCCCAACGATACTCACTTCCCATTGGCCCAGCAGGCAATGGCCGCTGGCAAGCATGTGGTGGTCGATAAACCTTTTACCGTGACGTTGTCACAGGCACAACAACTGCAACAGCAGGCGGAACAGAGCGGTAAACTATTGTCAGTCTTTCATAACCGCCGCTGGGACAGTGATTTTCTGACGTTGAAAGCGTTGCTAAAAGAAGGTTCGTTGGGTGAGGTGGTATATTTCGAATCTCACTTTGATCGTTTTCGCCCGGAAATACGCCAGCGCTGGCGTGAACAGGGCGGTATCGGTAGCGGCATCTGGTATGACTTGGGGCCACATCTGCTCGATCAGGCATTGCAGCTGTTTGGCAAGCCGGAAACGTTGTTTGTCGATCTCGGTGAACTGCGCCCAGGTTCGCAGTCGGTAGATTACTTCCATGCATTACTTAATTATGGCAAACGCCGGGTTGTGTTACATGGCACGGTGTTGGCACCCGCAGAAAGCGCACGTTATATCGTGCATGGTACTCAAGGTAGCTTTATCAAGTTTGGTTTGGACCCACAGGAAGATCGCCTGAAAGCCGGGGCACGCCTGCCGCAGGAAGATTGGGGCTACGATATGCGAGACGGAGTGGTGACGTTGTCACGTAACGGGGTGTTGGATGCACAACCATTACTGACCATTCCGGGTAATTATCCGGCCTATTACGCCGCGATCCGGGATGCAATCCATGGTAACGGCCTCAATCCAGTACCCGCCAGTGAGGCGATCACTGTGATGGAAATGATCGAATTGGGCATCGAATCCGCCAAACAGCAAAAAGCGTTGCCGGTGGTTTAA
- the araC gene encoding arabinose operon transcriptional regulator AraC: MYHRMVQEPQSNPLLPGYTFNAYLVAGLTPIMADGPLDFFIDRPGGMKGYILNLTIKGQGKVFDGEDTFYCNPGDLLLFPPKAAHYYGRSPSSDCWYHRWVYFRPRAYWADWLEWHSKTHKVGRLTLPNNNLLLEFDRLFANIEQTQRSGRRFAEELGMNLLERLLLRAMEEDPLSPQKIMDPRVIEACQFITGNLAGELRIDEVARHVCLSPSRLAHLFREQMGINILRWREDQRVIRAKLLLQTTQESIATIGRVVGYDDQLYFSRVFRKRVGVSPSDFRRRSLEINYPVNDFRERAVAMTMG; this comes from the coding sequence ATGTATCATCGTATGGTGCAGGAACCGCAATCAAACCCGCTACTGCCGGGTTACACCTTTAACGCTTATCTGGTTGCCGGGCTAACGCCGATCATGGCGGATGGGCCACTCGATTTCTTTATCGATCGCCCTGGTGGAATGAAAGGCTATATCCTCAATCTGACCATTAAAGGTCAGGGGAAAGTCTTTGACGGTGAAGACACTTTTTACTGTAATCCGGGCGATTTATTGCTGTTTCCCCCCAAGGCGGCGCATTACTATGGCCGTTCACCAAGCAGCGACTGCTGGTATCACCGCTGGGTTTACTTTCGCCCACGCGCTTACTGGGCCGACTGGCTAGAGTGGCACAGCAAAACGCATAAAGTTGGCCGCCTGACCTTGCCTAACAATAATCTGTTGCTGGAGTTTGACCGATTATTCGCCAATATTGAGCAGACTCAGCGTTCTGGCCGCCGTTTTGCCGAAGAATTGGGCATGAACCTGCTTGAACGGCTGTTGTTGCGGGCGATGGAAGAAGATCCCCTCAGCCCGCAAAAAATTATGGACCCAAGGGTGATTGAAGCTTGCCAGTTTATTACCGGTAATTTGGCCGGTGAGCTGCGTATTGATGAAGTGGCGCGCCACGTTTGCCTGTCACCCTCGCGCCTTGCACACCTTTTCCGCGAGCAAATGGGCATCAATATTCTGCGCTGGCGTGAAGATCAGCGGGTGATCCGCGCCAAACTGCTACTGCAAACCACGCAGGAGTCGATTGCCACCATTGGCCGTGTAGTAGGGTATGACGATCAGCTCTATTTCTCGCGGGTATTCCGCAAGCGCGTGGGGGTCAGCCCAAGCGATTTTCGCCGCCGTAGCCTGGAAATTAATTACCCAGTGAACGACTTTCGCGAGCGGGCAGTTGCTATGACAATGGGTTAA